TCCGCTTTGGAAGCGACCACACGGCCACCCGTGCTAAGAGAACCGATGTTGACCAGCAGCATCTCGTTCCTCGTCAGTTTCTGCACCTTGGCGCCCTTCTTGTCACCCTCTGTGCGAACCCCAAGTAACCGCTTCAACAAGTAATACGAAACTTCCAACTCAACGAAGATCTTCGGCAGAGCGCCGACAGCGCCAAGAACCTGTCCAACCAAACGATCGGCGCGGCATAAAGTCGGTTCAATCTTAGTACCCACTCCAATAAGACCCCCGGGCACAGCAAACTGCAGGTCGTTCTGCTCAGCATACAGTGATACAATTTTGGAAAAGATTGGCTGACAGGTTAACTTTCCATCCGCATCTTTACTAACCAAACCCGGCCGGACTTCAATTTCTTGACCAACGGTTAAAACACCGCGCAAAATCGAACCACCGGCAACACCACCCTTCAAGTCCTTCACTTCGCATCCGGGTTTGTTAACATCGAACGATCGAATAACAATCAACCGAGGAGCCGATGTGAAGTTTCTCGGCGGAATCGGGATCTTCTTGGTAATATATTCACACAACACTTCAATGTTGTATTTAAGCTGCGCAGAAATGGGAATGATGGGAGCGCCCTCCGCAACCGTGCCTTGTACGAACTTCACGATTTGTTCGTGCTGTTCCTTTGCTTGAGTGTCCTTCACCAAGTCGATCTTGTTTTGCAGGATGATAATGTGCTTCAGTTTCATGATCTCAATGGCAGCCAAGTGTTCCGAGGTTTGTGGCTGCGGGCAAGATTCATTACCGGCGATCAGCAACAAGGCGGCGTCCATAACGGCGGCACCGTTCAACATCGTAGCCATGAGAATGTCGTGACCGGGACAATCGACAAAGCTTACGTGGCGCACCAGCTGGAATCGACCATTGCAGGCCGGTCTGTAGCACGGGAAGCTATCATCCTTGTTTGAGCCACCTGATGTGTAGCAGGTCGGACGTAAGCACTTAGGGTTGTCGCATCTGTAGATCTTAGCGTTGGCGTATCCTGCGGATGGGTAAGGGGAATgatgaaaacaaatttgaaacttaTTGTTGTTGGAATTGACTGTAGGGACACTTAGCAATGAATCACATGCCAGTGGCTGGTTTTCTACCCACCGTATCATCTTTGCCCTGATACAAAGTGTCACATTAACAGGTTTTCGTGTCCAATAAAATGaacaaattacaaaattaagGCGCTAACATATATGCGCAAAAAGCAACATTTCAAAAAGCAATCTTCAtagcaaaaaaaatggaaacatttttaaagctcttttagtggaatgtcttcaactgtatAAGACGAGTTTACTACTCTCCAGGCTCCATTTAACTCC
The nucleotide sequence above comes from Armigeres subalbatus isolate Guangzhou_Male chromosome 3, GZ_Asu_2, whole genome shotgun sequence. Encoded proteins:
- the LOC134224474 gene encoding eukaryotic translation initiation factor 2 subunit 3-like isoform X2; this encodes MSSGEQQTQATTGQPHLQKQDLSQLDIAKLTPLSPEVISRQATINIGTIGHVAHGKSTVVKAISGVQTVRFKNELERNITIKLGYANAKIYRCDNPKCLRPTCYTSGGSNKDDSFPCYRPACNGRFQLVRHVSFVDCPGHDILMATMLNGAAVMDAALLLIAGNESCPQPQTSEHLAAIEIMKLKHIIILQNKIDLVKDTQAKEQHEQIVKFVQGTVAEGAPIIPISAQLKYNIEVLCEYITKKIPIPPRNFTSAPRLIVIRSFDVNKPGCEVKDLKGGVAGGSILRGVLTVGQEIEVRPGLVSKDADGKLTCQPIFSKIVSLYAEQNDLQFAVPGGLIGVGTKIEPTLCRADRLVGQVLGAVGALPKIFVELEVSYYLLKRLLGVRTEGDKKGAKVQKLTRNEMLLVNIGSLSTGGRVVASKADLAKIALTNPVCTEKDEKIALSRRVEKHWRLIGWGQIRGGTTIDPIKK